The Aedes albopictus strain Foshan chromosome 2, AalbF5, whole genome shotgun sequence region tcaaaagcattataaaattaattttgttacttgggtactctacatgtgtatgaaaccggatttttaaaattgcttcgttatttaataaaaaaaatcaaaaacaaagaaatgaggaaatgcttccagttttaccTTAAGGCTTAATGAGAATCGCGTATTATCCAAAACTTTAAaaatgaatttgatttttttttccaacaatATTAGAACTTCATAGTCAATCTCTAACGGTTTTTTTTATATTgcttcgaagatttctttgagatgTTACTAAGCAAGTGTTTTGAGAACTTGGTAATAGGACACGTTCGGATGAAGTattagaattgtagtaatgagttgaattGTTGCATCTTGCATCTtgcatggtgagaaggtgaattctccgtttgaACAAtggaatggtacaaaaagcgagagaattatgattccttgcctaatttgatgcagtTTGAGCAAAACTGTGAGTAACTGTGtttttgttttctccatttcttgaaacttgaacaacacagttacccaaagttgcTCAAACAGAATCAAATCAGGAaaggaaacataatacccacgctttttgtaccattcctttgcagaaacggagaattcaccttctcaccacacATAAATTTAGCTTATTACTACAAACCAAACTTCACCAATTGTGTCCTATTCCAttggaatttgttcggcaattcggTAAtttaaattccttcggcaattactatgaaaatttctcagaaaattctctTGTCAATTCCACtagaaacaagtttttttttggtagaaatttgcaaaggaatttctggaaaaatcccattgCTATACTATAAATCACTCACGCCAAATAATACGCACAAAAAAGCGGTACCTATTTTTTaacatttaagatttttttcatccgattttcatGATTTTGGAATCAATAATTTTTCCCAACTTCCAAGATGaatataaaatatttgaaatatccACTGGACCAAAACCGAAACAAGTACTTAAAAACGCAGTTTTTCTGTAGTAAATCCAAATGAAAAATGATTTCACACATATTTTGAGGTGTTAAGAATTTGCCTTAGTTAAaactcacgaataaaaagaaatttaaaatacatttttttatgttGAGCCATTCGTATTGATTAGGCTAAAATATTGCACGAAAATACCTGAAAATACTCAATATTAAGActttaaaatcttcacaaaattacgtataaaacaaaaaaaacaatttggTTTAACCCCTTtcctctatgtcacactttttatatGAGATCTCTAAAATTTTGCTAAGAGGGGGCCTCCTGAAatggtgacgtaatttatggatctTTCTAAATGATATTGTTCGATTGAAACTTTCAGTTCGTAAGTCAGATTATCCACCTTATCCACCTGATGATCCACCTGGTCTAGAAGCATCAACAGAGAAGATAGACTTTACTACAAAGATTTTTACTACATTTTAAAGGATTATTTTAGGATCCTTGAAATCTTTATAAAATTCACATAATACAGAAGTTTTgtgaaaaccgaattgaaatcAACAACCACAGTACCAACCGCTGTATTAAAAATACTGCAATCAACCACATATATAAttgcataaggtacaccggggcaagttaaaaagggtgggcaagatgaaacagcgggttaacatgatattttctaatgatgataaataaTTTGATTGTCGTAACACATAGCTTTTGATCCAAGCAATCTTTTAGCGaacaataaatttccaaattgtttaaaaatctatttcaaaatttcacgtttcatcttgctccacccgttttcacttgccccggtgtaccttaattttTAAAAGCAATTAAGGAAAATGTTAGTATCAAAAACTACTAAATTTTCTCTTTATTGATTGTGACACAGCAAGTTTTGATGACAGATTCAAAACATAATCTTTTAAGAAACATGATCTGCATTATGTTGATCGCCCATATTAAATTCCAAAATATCTTTAGAGCTTCTAATAAAGAAAATTTGGTTTTTCAAATCGAAGTCTTCATTTATTGCTAAAACTATTGAATAAAGACAACTACTGTACCACTAAATCATTATTTGACGAACAAATCAAAATTACTAAAATATTGTGTAGTGAACAACATTTTATTACACATTAGGAATATTCAATTGTTCGAAAATCTTTGGTGCATCACTTCCGAAATTTATTTTTATCCaatatttccttaggaattttcctCAATAGTTGGCATGCAAACACATTCCAAATAACAAAATTAGTTTtacaatgcttttgaagtattcttcaacacctgttctttaaaaccaagcatacaccaaattgctctgcataaTGACATCAACTTatccataaacccgccataagaccaaagcggcccatcctaagatgctcttagagaattgttttaaatttctcttaaaacttgttgtacttcccaagttgtcctcaaggcgaattgctctctccttgtagaattcttaaagtgcacgataaaatgataataaatttgtcagtgttgttgctgatgcagcgttttatgtcgacagaaaagtttggcgaattaaattgaaaaaaaaaacacaatgataatgattattacacaaattgcaaatatttccgtggtgtaacgaGGATACCAAATGCCATGCAAAAATCAtagtatatatgttgcaagatacttccaaaaattgcaacgcgcttcgattataatgcactaataaaatatttaaaaatattattcctggtcatgagaacattgttcatgagttttctcaacatggcttccattgaaatctagtccggtggtggtcggtccattatcgatggttttaatcaacaccaccataagatcgtcttaaatttctttcaacttatgccagagctaaaagcataactcaagaatactaggattgaaatcgttctcaatgcagcctggttggcctccatcaagaacgtcttaaatttatttcatcttaagcaagggtaagaagtattactcaagagtaggtactcagttttataacgttcttgatgtaggtttatgcaaactccgccgagaacgtcataaatcatgtacgccaaattgtgaacaaaaaaaaacattacaccGCGgtagattttgtgaatctcgtccgataaaTTTAATCAGCATCCcagtaccgttgccaaccaggcagacctttttcgataaccggccttgatgcggtgcagtgcctcattcctccagtcagcatttccaacagataactagttgttgattttgaagatcgatgattggaaccccgattgcacgggaatcgacgtcctggatgaccaaacccacctcatttcggatgctgcaactggaggaacttggcactgcaccgcgtcgcggttgggtttccgggtaggtgttcttgattggcagcaataatagaacgatgagaatcaaaatgtgatgcttgagttttttcttgtatttttcatgtaccaaacagttctcatgcgagaacagttgctcttgatcaagaacggatgattgaagataactacaataTGAAACTGAAAATAATTTCaatcttgttgtgtttatggttttatgaactaaaCCTTAAGCATACTtgaaggtgtttttaaaaccacatattaatgaagaatagttgtgctcagctgaaactccgataagatcaattCAGGCCtaacatttcaaaaggtcctatctgcatttgaggggctctatttgttcactttctctttcaattattgcaatgtaatggtacacttttcaattatttttacagtacaaattaaaagacgattgttttgaccatcgtgcaatgcaaggagacaatcataatacaaataaacagctgagatattaacgaaagagagggaaatcaaagagagcctctcttttgcagataggacctttagacatgtttggcctgaattagaaTATGCAAtattccgataaaactatcaaaaaaaaaaacaaataaaaccaaatagaatcaagattgttacttgggatggttacaaaacagtcacagcAACGCATGTAAGGATTGcacagaagtcacagtgacttactgcgcaaccattACCTGTGCTGCCGTGACTGTTCtgtgaccatgtgtgttgcttgggttagtaTTGTCTTTGCCAATTGCATTTCCTTCTACAATTTCTTTGGCGCTCtgtaaaattcttcaaataatctttcagtacatccttcaaaaattccataggTAATTGATTAGGAAACATCTTCGACAATTTTTTTAGGAGTTATCTTGAAACATTTAATCAGCAAACCCTTCAGAAGGTGTTATGGaagttttttaaatgattttgggaatttctcaagttatttttaattgttttaTTCTCTCTGTAATTCCTATGAATTCTTCAGACGGATTCTTCGTGAATCCTTCAGTGATGCTTCAGGAAATTTGTGAGAGTGAGTGTTTTCTGAGAACTCCTTCTCATGCTGCTGGTCAGTATGCTGCTGGTCTGTTCTCTCATTAGGTATAATGCGAGAGCGCCACTCTCGCTCTGTTAGGGCTTATCTCTTAGGGTAAAAGTACCTAAATGGTATTGTTGGCGTAATTTTTAGGGGCGAAAACAGTTCTTGCAGCTGCTGGACTGGACAGCTtcaaagctgtaaatttattaaaattaattCATTATCTTTTACAAATATGTTACAAACTTACATTTCTGTATTCTTTCCACTCAATCAaattggtgggcttcgtggccgagcggttagcggcggcagtcgtttaggcgtctcgtaagcctcggagtgtgggttcgattcccgctccagtcggggaaaacttttcgtcgaactgaaaattttccactgggccactgggtgttatatgtgttgtccgttgtcgaatgtttgtaatgttcagtctgtagaggccgcaaggtcgaagacggtgtaattgtcttttgtcTTTTAAATTCCCCCATAAACAATACTGACGAACTCCTACTGAAAGAACTGCTAACAAATTGCTGAAACTAACAAACCACTGtcactttaggggctgtccataaaccacgtggtcatgaggggggggggggttggccaatgaccattttgtatggacaaataaaaaaatttgtatggactaatgaccacgcgggggggttgagaagtcccaaaaaaatgaccacgtggtttatggacagccccttactgcgTGACTTCAACTGATTAATTTGTTACAATACGGATGGATCATCCTTTGTGTGACACATATTGTATATGGGGTGCTTTATTCGCGCGCAAAGTTGAGCCGGTTGTTTCACAGTGAATCGACTGACCTACCACACAGTGGTTGCGGCAACAGGTATCACTcgtatattttttgtttttattattgagaTTTTGAGCCCTCTAGGCTGGTTTATCTCCTTATCTTAAAATAATCTGCCGCAACTTATATGTCGATTTCGTGCATGATTCTGAAATCACCCTTTTTAGAGTTGTGTCTCTCTTGCACGAATACGAAAACAAGACTCCTCACCGTAACTGCCAACCGTCCTAACAGGCTCTCTAAGCAATCCATTTTATAtctatttttcctaaaatttggtAAACTGCATATTTTGTCATAACAAATTCAAAGGTTTTGTAtagtatcctccagaaatttccaattaTTGTTGGATTCTGTGAatatttaagaaatgtttctttaATAAGCATTTGcagaacgtatttttttttttattataaggtAACATGACATTGAAGGCTTTTTATTCGAAATTTTGAACCGAAAGTGTTAAAATCactaaaattctttgtaaaaagtttTTGGTGTGCAGCGACATTATTGGAAATTTCGAAAGGCGCTGCGGTTACAAAAAGTTTGAGAAGCGCTGCCACTCCGTAAGGCGCTTAAGCCGCAAAGATTACTTCCGAATGGGCCTGTATTAGCCACATACTTCTTATTTTGGAATTTcgggatttccaaaagaattgtgtgtgaaattttcaaaggtatGGCCGAAGAAAAAAACTGTCGAAGGAAAACCCAAAGAATATTGCGAAAGAATTATAGAAGTATTTCCTTACTCTACTAGTGAAGAATTAGCATcaattaaaatacacgtaaaaaaAAATTCCTAACATAATTACCTGTGAACCTTCCGAATAGATGGCGGATAAAATTCTCTTAAATTGCCGTGGAAgctgaaatttccgaataaaaaaACTGATAGGGATTACCGAAGGAATTGACAAAAAAATACCGTAGGGTTctataaagaaattgccgaaggaattcccgaaggaccagCTGCGTaaaattcatcagattttttttctttattttttgagACTTTTAGCCCTGAGCTGGTTTGCCTCATTGTTATCAGAATTATGACagttattcaacaactttttttcaataaatttccaaaaaaggaAGAGGAAGTGGCCGAAGGAGGTTTCGAAAGATGaatataaatacaataaaaaaGTAATTACAGAAGTAATCTCAataaaattgctaaagaaattctcaaaggtgcagcaagagaaattcatgaagttatTTCCGCATGAATTAACAATGGAATTACTAAAAAGTACCCGCATTTTTACCCTTtctaatttgtgaatttagttcttcatacaggaattttcaagggaaggAACTGCtgattaaatttaaataaaattagtAAAGAAATTCATATTTCTTTGCCGtaggaattttcacagaaatatCCGAAGGAAATAACAATGAAATTCCTATTCCATTattttattctattctagtgcttgcacagccaatgttgaaaagcatcctggaaataccggaatttcttccgatattttcttgtcagcattaatatttgtagGCTACAAATTGTAGCATATCAGCGAGATGACACAAAtagcggccaggcccactgtgcagactaatgggtttgaagacaattcaaaaatttacagcaatcagattatccacttatgaataacatgattgacgcatgtttttgaatttgataaatgaagaaacggggacaaccgtaccaaccgtttcatttttAGGGGAATGAGCTTTGTACGTTGAATTGGTGGGAGTGGCgtggctaagaaagttaatgcacACTCCATATCAGCGCaatttcctgggatgggacaatgaTATTTACATCGAGTGCCCTGGCCTTAATGCCTAAGGCTTAAGCGcctatactcgctctctgaaacgaaaagaaaagtaCCCCTTACCCCCTTCATTTACAAGTTGAGGCTTATAATGCATGGAAACATTAAATAAGTACAGGAtttatatttttacaaaaaatacaagCGCAAGAATATAAACAGGAAAGAACTCACCGTGAATAATATAAAATGCCTTCAGTGTTCCTTTTCATCATCTAAAGGAAATAGCAATGAAAATCCCCAAGAAATTGAAGAAGAGTTCCAAAGGAACGCCGAACGAAGTTACCAAATATCTTttcgaaaaattctcaaaaaatttaccGTTTACGATAACATTGAAATACATTATGCACATCAGAAACtgccaaataaattgccaaaataaatcttttaaaaatttccaaaggaatccccaaaagaattattAGGATATTTCTATGGGAAAATCCAAAAGAATGACAAAaaaattccgtaaaaaaaatccacgtagatTATTGAAggaatgaaaaaaatccaaaagagttAACAATGGTCTAAATAATAGTCGAACAAAAGAGTACGTAATGTGGCGAAAATATTGTTATTCTtggattcacacttctcacaatTATACGGGAAAATCTCAGGGGAAAATTATCAAGAGTGCCTTTATTATATCCAAGTTTAAACGAAGAGGGTGCATTATGAACGTTGTCCTTCTTCTATTTCTTCTtcaacttcttctttttcttcttcttctttcttatgACTCTACGTTCCTAGTGAAACAAGACCTGCCTTTAAAACATGTAAGAAAACCATTCTTCGTTTGGAATAACTGTAGAAAATTGCGCTTTTCTATGTACTTGCTCctagtttttgagtactcaaatatACAACTTTGAATCGATcaatatttcaaacattttatattcatctagaagccTAGGAAAATTTATATGCCCAAAATGTTgtcaaatcggatgaaaaatgaTCAAGATATAGCAAGTTGAAGTTACCGTTCCAACTGTTTGCGAGGCATAGTAGTGTTGAggagtttaataaaaaaaaatgctgaaaagcagcagaaggaaatttttaaaaagaaaCGAGTTGCCAagcggccgttcataaaccacgtagactttttgggaagaggggggggggtccggccaaagtctacgctccatacaaattttaaaatttttgtatggacaaaagtctacgagagggtaggggggggtctaagatggccaaattttggtctacgtggtttatgaacagcccccaaaTCAATTCTCAAAAGAAGTGCCGAAAAAGATTTCAAAAAAGGTGTCGAAgatatttacaaaattttgtttttcggcTGTGCAATCTTGAATGAAAGCGTTGATTCCACTTAATCTtcaccgacgtttcggtccttgaaTTGGATCTTCTCCAGGGCTCGATTCTAATCAACTTTGGTCAAAAAATGAAAAAGGGTTACAGCTGGTTGGATGGTGCATATCATGTGGGGGTGGTTTGGTGCGAATCTTGTATGCATATGGTCTAAATTTGCCGGTGGAACACTGTTTTTGTTGGTAACACTGTAGCTACGTTTGGATCGGGTGTAGATGATGACCGAATATCTCAAGAGGTGTTTATAAAGGACCGTGttaatcgaaaaaaaataatgaaaaatgtaGAAGGACTTCCacaaaaactttcaaaggaattaccgaaatgTGTTTTAAATGAGTTGGCCAACAAACTCagaagaaattgccaaaggaatttattAAATTACCTAATCAATTCCCAAACGGATTGCACAGAATGCCTTTGGaaatgaatttttgatgaaattttcaaaaaattgtattcTGATACATTACCCAAAGTGACAACCAAATTAACTACTAAAAGAATTAACAATGAATTTGCCGAAAAAGTTCCCTATGTAACTTCAGaataagttttcgaaggaattgcctATGGCATTACATAAAAATGttgaatgaattccaaaagtaTTACCGAAGAGTAGATTAGAAAGTGAATGTGCATACAGACACCATGAGGGCGAAGAAAAGAacctaaataaaagaaaatcgcgttaagtactgttcctttgaattccactaagaatttgcatcctttgacagatacgtatttcgacctcaactgtaaggtcgtcttcagtgtcttgtacttgactcgactcagtcaagtcgagtcaagtacaagacactgaagacgaccttacagttgaggtcaaaatacgtatctgtcaaaggatgcaaattcttagtggaattcaaaggaacagtacttaacgcgattttcttttatttacagatattcccctaacaagcccaggttaatcatcaacaaaGAACTTGACAATCGTATATTTAGATGGCTAATCACATATCAATTCACAATAATGGTTAAACAAGCTCACTTTCTGTAGTCCGCATACCAACCCTTAGCCACATCCATCAGTCCGACAAAGTCCAGCAAATTGTACACCACGTAAGCCACCAGGAAGTACCAAATCACCAGAATCGCTCTGTGAGCCATGCACCGTCGGTTGTACTGTTTCTTGGCCTGCTCCAGGTTGTCCCACTTTTCCTTCATTATGTACATCCGCAGTCCCATAATGTTCTgcgccaggaactccttccattCGATTTTGTCAATTTCGCACGGGAAAAACTTCCGATCCTCTTCCGTCATGTGACTGATGACTTTGTGGAACTTTTCGTTCCGGAAATTCCACTCGTTGTTCGTGAAGAACCGTAGGACGTCCGAAAACTTGTGCACTTTTCGGTACAGCTTGAGCACCCGAGGCTTCTGGCTGTTCAACCTCAGGGCCAGATCGAATAGTATAGCCGGTATGATGTGGTAGAAGATCTTCAGAAACTCCGAAATGTAATAGTTCGTGGTTGTGTTGTAGGTGGTTATCCATAGACCTCCGAGGAAGGGGATCTTATTTTGCCATTTGAGCTGTTCGTCCCGAACCATTCCCCATGTGAGTGGATGATCAGCAACCGTACAGTTGACGATATTGTCTTCCCCACGATGACTGGCTGCGTACCACGCCACTGCCAGAGTACCGTTGATGACCATATCCGCCGGTACTATATCCGCCCGGTAGTCATTGTTGATGTGGAAAATCCGTAGAGTTCCCGTTGCTGCACCGACCACCACTCCGTTGAAACCGTAGATGTTGTCCGTCCAACCGGGTATCGGGTCACTGTTGGTTGTGGTCACTGGGAATGGAAAATCGGTATTGTTAGGAAGTCTTCATGATCATTTCGAGTGAGTTCAACCTTCAACCAAACCCATTATTGGAGTAACTATCAGAAGAGTTATGCCAATTCTAAAATTATTTCACACCAATCCAATATCTTACCAATCGAAGGCCGAATCACTGCTACGGGTATTTTGTCCGTATAGCGCCGAACCACCTCCTCCGCCAGTGACTTGGTAAACGCGTACGTATTTGGCCACTGTTCGATGATCTTCTTTCCCATTACCTCAAAACTGACTTCATCTGTCTGATTCTCAACCAACTCGATCAACTTGTACGGATCGAACTTGGCCGGGTAGAACGTCTCCTCGATGCAATCTCGGTTGCACTGCGAGAAGGCCGTCGACACGTAGATGAAGACGTCCAGAGCTTTCGCTTGCTCAGCGATCTTCAATATCTCACTGGTGCCTCGAATGTTGGTTTCAACCgattccttcaacgattcatCAAACCGCACATCGGCTGCAGCGTGGAGAAAGATGTTAGCACTGTTGATTATGTAGGACATATCGTCATTGCTGATCGCCAACTGATGTTTGCTCACATCTCCGTCTATAATCTTGATTTTCTGATGGTATAACTCTGGATCCTCCTGGTACCTCGTGAA contains the following coding sequences:
- the LOC109417265 gene encoding fatty acyl-CoA reductase wat; amino-acid sequence: MDLKEFEAYRSPMKDFYRGKIVFLTGGTGFLGKLYIEKFIRCGVSEILLLSRAKKGKTPMERLTTILSSEPVFTRYQEDPELYHQKIKIIDGDVSKHQLAISNDDMSYIINSANIFLHAAADVRFDESLKESVETNIRGTSEILKIAEQAKALDVFIYVSTAFSQCNRDCIEETFYPAKFDPYKLIELVENQTDEVSFEVMGKKIIEQWPNTYAFTKSLAEEVVRRYTDKIPVAVIRPSIVTTTNSDPIPGWTDNIYGFNGVVVGAATGTLRIFHINNDYRADIVPADMVINGTLAVAWYAASHRGEDNIVNCTVADHPLTWGMVRDEQLKWQNKIPFLGGLWITTYNTTTNYYISEFLKIFYHIIPAILFDLALRLNSQKPRVLKLYRKVHKFSDVLRFFTNNEWNFRNEKFHKVISHMTEEDRKFFPCEIDKIEWKEFLAQNIMGLRMYIMKEKWDNLEQAKKQYNRRCMAHRAILVIWYFLVAYVVYNLLDFVGLMDVAKGWYADYRK